A single genomic interval of Leptospira sp. WS60.C2 harbors:
- a CDS encoding TIGR04452 family lipoprotein, which translates to MLKKLILSALALSLTNCLILNPLGATIDREKGSEAAGRITDAAIQTDLINSTLLSGRASISILSLIAGDIAKIESEKYYIKADVDKCVEDIRGFKGFLVGSLITNIISCQDINSDGYLIGEPFPSL; encoded by the coding sequence ATGTTAAAAAAACTGATTTTAAGTGCACTTGCACTATCTCTTACAAATTGCTTGATTTTAAATCCGTTAGGTGCTACCATCGATCGTGAAAAAGGATCCGAAGCTGCTGGAAGAATTACTGACGCTGCTATTCAGACAGATTTGATCAATTCAACTCTACTATCTGGTCGTGCTAGTATTTCAATTCTTAGTTTGATTGCTGGGGACATTGCAAAAATTGAATCCGAAAAATACTATATTAAGGCGGATGTTGATAAGTGTGTTGAAGATATTCGAGGTTTCAAGGGATTTCTAGTAGGCTCATTGATTACAAACATTATTTCCTGCCAAGACATCAATTCTGATGGATACTTAATTGGAGAACCGTTCCCAAGCCTATAA
- a CDS encoding Spy/CpxP family protein refolding chaperone has product MISRKPYFKIIVTTLLVGSFAFLFGNCRGHKDFEKRIEWVASKLTSKLDLDETQKAKLDTIKAELIAKHKEMKPKQESWAKEMANQIRSEKIDTKYLDKMSVERESRHQEMRKFFQTKLVEFHAVLRPEQREKFAELVEKFASRHQPQED; this is encoded by the coding sequence ATGATCTCTCGCAAACCCTATTTTAAAATCATTGTTACCACTTTACTCGTTGGAAGTTTTGCGTTCCTATTTGGCAATTGCCGTGGACACAAAGACTTTGAAAAAAGAATTGAATGGGTAGCCTCCAAACTCACATCAAAGTTAGATTTGGATGAAACACAAAAAGCAAAACTAGATACGATCAAAGCGGAACTCATCGCCAAACATAAAGAAATGAAACCAAAACAAGAGTCTTGGGCAAAAGAAATGGCTAACCAAATTCGCTCTGAAAAAATTGATACGAAGTATCTTGATAAAATGAGTGTAGAGAGAGAATCTCGTCACCAAGAAATGCGTAAGTTTTTCCAAACAAAACTGGTTGAATTCCATGCGGTCCTTCGCCCAGAACAAAGAGAAAAGTTTGCAGAACTGGTTGAAAAATTTGCGTCACGTCACCAACCGCAAGAAGATTAA
- a CDS encoding RNA polymerase sigma factor — MPSFDFETVVKDTKYLVLKTIGETLIDRFDDATEDVVQEVYFRVFKSLEKGGFDGRSKLSTWIYTIAKNESLRMNEKRLREEEKAKRYLQNNQRKFFQSEDFHSIHKEEWIESMLQKIPEQYRGTLRLYLLGKTMEEIALELQIKEGTVKSRLFRTKEWIRKSMPGVKNEFQES, encoded by the coding sequence ATGCCCAGTTTTGACTTCGAGACGGTAGTCAAAGACACCAAGTATTTGGTTTTAAAAACGATCGGTGAAACTCTCATCGATCGTTTTGACGATGCCACAGAAGATGTGGTGCAAGAAGTGTATTTTCGTGTGTTTAAATCACTGGAGAAGGGTGGCTTTGATGGTCGTTCCAAACTTTCTACTTGGATTTATACCATTGCTAAAAACGAATCCCTGCGTATGAATGAAAAACGTTTGCGGGAAGAGGAAAAGGCAAAACGTTACTTACAAAACAACCAAAGAAAGTTTTTCCAATCAGAAGATTTCCACTCTATCCACAAAGAAGAATGGATCGAATCTATGTTACAAAAAATCCCCGAACAATACCGTGGGACCTTACGTTTGTATCTATTAGGGAAAACTATGGAAGAAATTGCTTTGGAACTTCAAATTAAAGAAGGGACTGTGAAATCTAGATTGTTTCGAACCAAAGAGTGGATCCGTAAATCGATGCCAGGAGTGAAAAATGAATTCCAAGAATCCTAA
- a CDS encoding sulfite exporter TauE/SafE family protein has product MDLLTNLSFFGSILVYGLFSSFHCTLMCGPFLSLLQTENPSKQIPVILYHLGRMVSYSFLGVVLGFLGKGANALGELGAIQSIAGIFTFLFLLLFLIRLFRNGSSSKFGNLPKGISELLQNIRRKTSQNGLGFGIGILSALLPCGVLYPAYAASFATGSAITGGLVMFTFYLGTVPALTGLSLVMGKIRKYIQPKWIPIFGTILLLVSVGFLLFRLFFHTHGESCDHLI; this is encoded by the coding sequence ATGGACCTACTGACAAACCTTAGTTTTTTTGGTTCCATTCTTGTTTACGGTTTATTCAGTAGTTTCCATTGCACCTTGATGTGTGGACCTTTTCTCTCGCTTCTCCAAACAGAAAATCCGTCCAAACAAATTCCAGTCATCTTATACCACTTAGGTCGAATGGTTTCCTATTCATTTCTTGGAGTGGTCCTAGGATTTTTGGGAAAAGGGGCAAATGCTCTCGGTGAACTTGGTGCCATTCAGAGCATTGCTGGGATCTTTACTTTTTTGTTTTTACTTCTCTTCCTCATTCGATTGTTTCGAAACGGATCTAGTTCTAAATTTGGAAACCTACCCAAAGGGATCTCAGAACTCTTGCAAAACATTCGAAGGAAAACAAGTCAAAATGGGTTGGGGTTTGGGATTGGAATCTTAAGTGCTCTACTCCCTTGTGGAGTCTTGTATCCAGCCTATGCCGCATCTTTTGCAACGGGAAGTGCCATAACCGGTGGGCTTGTAATGTTTACGTTTTATTTGGGAACTGTTCCCGCACTCACTGGCCTAAGCCTTGTGATGGGGAAGATTCGAAAATACATCCAACCCAAATGGATTCCCATTTTCGGAACTATATTACTTCTTGTTTCGGTTGGATTTTTGTTATTTCGTTTGTTTTTTCATACACACGGAGAGTCGTGTGACCATTTGATTTGA
- a CDS encoding cbb3-type cytochrome oxidase assembly protein, with protein sequence MEALYLTIPMAMCIAAFFLYVFIVAFRKGQFEDIESPKYRMFFEEEYPVQSNQEPTVTNSEIKKNGPTDKP encoded by the coding sequence ATGGAAGCCCTCTATTTAACTATACCGATGGCAATGTGTATTGCCGCGTTTTTTCTCTATGTATTCATTGTCGCATTTCGAAAAGGTCAATTTGAAGACATCGAATCACCAAAATACAGAATGTTTTTTGAAGAAGAATACCCTGTACAATCAAACCAAGAACCTACTGTGACCAACTCAGAAATCAAAAAAAATGGACCTACTGACAAACCTTAG
- a CDS encoding heavy metal translocating P-type ATPase → MNKTTSQNIKTECDHCGNPIQLVRIESKFESDTKVFCCEGCETVYSIIHSLGGSYYYQLKGNTKLSPVEMEENDTEIENELVYQKFVRVSGEFSEVSVQITNIHCSACVWINEKVLNEEEGILSAQINFASGRARIRFDQSKIKISKILSLIRAIGYKPVLFSPTEGNLEKSKQLKTLLLRIGVAGFCFGNIMILSVALYSGYFTGIDLNLKRMFHYASWVFATPAYLYSGFPFLSGFLTSIRRRTLSMDFLLFLGISMAYFYSVYVTLTDRGEVYFDSVAMIYFFILIGKYFEEKARVFASDKLESILCKLPETSVRISENGDTTIPSTEIKLGDHIKVAPGKRIPVDAILLSDVTYVDESFLTGESVPIRKQKGDSILAGSLSIDNPALILANSDYHASTLSSLKLRLEEALHLKPKIQIVTERIASYFISVVFLLAFVCFGVWMLVTAGDLEQSLVTTISVLIVACPCALGISVPTALVTNHILNAEKGVLLKNPSVVETLAKANSIFLDKTGTLTEGKFLVRLVTVAEEFLPFVYRIEKEINHPLAKSLVKYLSPFRSVKETANEMELLELQNVPGQGVKGKIQWFNNAHSVLIGNATLFKNENITTDSFPEMEGSLIQVAINGKFVGTFLLADEVRPDAGSFVTLLKQMIPKISILSGDRFSAVKNIAHSLGIQQFYSDLSPEEKANIVQDSQNKGNVVIMVGDGINDSLSLASANVSISHTEAEDMSLERSDIVLTSGNLNGIVHSLLSAKKTREVILQNIIISFCYNSIMLPLAMFGLMLPVICAVFMACSSLTVLLNSLSIRIRIPKWKPSI, encoded by the coding sequence ATGAACAAAACAACCTCACAAAACATAAAAACAGAATGTGACCATTGCGGGAATCCCATTCAATTAGTGCGAATTGAGTCAAAATTCGAAAGCGATACAAAAGTTTTTTGTTGTGAAGGTTGTGAAACAGTTTACTCCATTATACATTCTTTAGGTGGAAGTTACTACTACCAACTCAAAGGGAATACCAAACTGAGTCCCGTTGAGATGGAAGAAAACGATACCGAAATTGAAAACGAATTAGTTTACCAAAAGTTTGTCAGAGTTTCAGGCGAATTTTCAGAAGTTTCGGTTCAGATCACAAACATCCACTGTTCTGCCTGCGTATGGATCAATGAAAAGGTTTTAAACGAAGAAGAAGGAATTCTTTCGGCACAAATCAATTTTGCCTCTGGGCGCGCAAGAATTCGTTTCGACCAATCGAAAATCAAAATTTCAAAAATCCTTTCTCTCATTCGTGCGATTGGTTACAAACCTGTCCTCTTTTCTCCCACGGAAGGCAATCTAGAAAAATCAAAACAACTGAAAACCCTACTCCTACGTATCGGTGTAGCGGGATTTTGTTTTGGAAACATTATGATTCTTAGCGTTGCTTTGTATTCTGGATACTTTACAGGCATTGATCTAAATCTCAAACGAATGTTCCACTATGCTTCTTGGGTGTTTGCCACTCCTGCTTATCTGTATTCTGGTTTCCCATTTTTATCCGGGTTTTTAACAAGCATTAGACGAAGAACTCTTTCCATGGATTTTCTTTTGTTTTTGGGAATCTCGATGGCATATTTTTATTCTGTTTATGTGACCTTAACCGACAGAGGTGAAGTTTATTTTGATTCTGTGGCAATGATCTATTTCTTTATCTTGATTGGGAAATACTTTGAAGAAAAAGCTCGTGTATTTGCATCTGATAAATTAGAATCCATACTTTGTAAACTGCCTGAAACATCCGTTCGGATTTCGGAAAACGGAGATACAACCATTCCAAGCACAGAGATCAAGTTAGGTGATCATATTAAGGTTGCACCTGGCAAACGAATTCCTGTGGATGCCATTTTACTTTCCGATGTAACGTATGTGGATGAGTCTTTTTTAACAGGTGAATCCGTTCCCATTCGCAAACAAAAGGGAGATTCCATATTAGCAGGTTCTCTTTCCATCGACAACCCTGCCCTCATCCTTGCTAACTCCGATTACCATGCATCCACCTTGTCTTCCTTGAAACTGCGCTTGGAAGAAGCACTCCATTTAAAACCGAAAATCCAAATCGTAACGGAAAGAATTGCATCCTACTTTATCTCGGTAGTGTTTTTATTAGCCTTTGTTTGTTTTGGCGTTTGGATGTTAGTAACTGCGGGTGATTTGGAACAAAGTTTGGTGACTACTATTTCCGTTCTCATTGTTGCCTGTCCTTGTGCCCTTGGAATTTCAGTTCCCACGGCACTTGTCACCAATCACATTTTGAATGCGGAAAAAGGAGTTCTATTAAAAAACCCATCCGTTGTGGAAACATTGGCAAAAGCAAATTCCATCTTTTTGGATAAAACAGGAACTCTGACCGAAGGAAAATTTCTCGTTCGATTGGTAACGGTGGCAGAAGAATTTCTTCCATTTGTGTACCGGATCGAAAAAGAAATCAATCACCCACTTGCCAAATCACTTGTAAAGTATCTCTCTCCCTTTCGCTCTGTGAAAGAAACGGCAAATGAAATGGAACTCTTAGAGTTGCAGAATGTTCCAGGGCAAGGTGTAAAGGGAAAAATTCAGTGGTTCAACAACGCTCATTCGGTTCTCATTGGGAACGCTACACTCTTCAAAAATGAAAATATCACGACAGACTCGTTCCCTGAAATGGAAGGATCTCTCATCCAAGTTGCAATCAATGGAAAATTTGTTGGGACATTTTTACTAGCAGATGAAGTGAGACCTGATGCTGGTTCCTTTGTGACCCTACTCAAACAAATGATTCCTAAAATTTCTATCTTGTCAGGAGACAGGTTCTCTGCAGTGAAAAACATCGCCCATTCTTTAGGAATCCAACAATTTTACTCCGATCTTTCTCCAGAAGAAAAGGCCAATATTGTCCAAGATTCACAAAACAAAGGCAATGTGGTGATTATGGTTGGAGATGGAATCAACGACAGTTTATCTCTTGCGAGTGCCAATGTTTCCATTTCACATACAGAAGCAGAAGATATGTCTTTAGAAAGATCAGACATTGTACTCACCTCCGGAAATCTCAATGGGATTGTACATTCTTTACTTTCTGCGAAAAAGACAAGAGAAGTTATTTTACAAAATATCATCATCTCCTTCTGTTATAACTCCATCATGTTACCACTTGCGATGTTCGGGCTAATGTTACCTGTGATCTGTGCTGTATTTATGGCTTGTTCTAGTTTGACAGTTTTATTAAATTCATTATCGATACGAATAAGGATCCCAAAATGGAAGCCCTCTATTTAA
- a CDS encoding FixH family protein, with product MFKNLHPSLRNAMYVVLLSFTALVAATFYTIRLTYKHFEPVMDKNYYEIGLNYEKAIENQKELLKQGYKLTTNWDNTTLLPMGNLDLTVTLHQNEKITKADSLYVILERNATTRNTTRYDLKPSDLGFTGNIPLKETGTWNMRIIASIQGKSFEREGKITVR from the coding sequence ATGTTTAAAAACTTACACCCAAGTTTAAGGAATGCAATGTATGTTGTGTTACTCAGTTTTACTGCCCTCGTAGCAGCCACCTTTTATACCATTCGTCTCACATATAAACATTTTGAGCCAGTCATGGATAAAAACTACTATGAGATCGGTTTGAATTATGAAAAGGCGATCGAGAATCAGAAAGAACTGCTGAAACAAGGTTACAAATTAACCACCAATTGGGACAACACAACCCTACTCCCTATGGGTAATTTGGATCTTACTGTTACCTTACATCAAAATGAAAAGATCACAAAAGCAGACTCCCTCTATGTGATCTTAGAACGAAATGCAACCACCAGGAACACAACAAGATATGATTTAAAACCATCTGATCTTGGCTTCACGGGGAACATTCCATTAAAAGAAACTGGCACTTGGAATATGAGAATTATTGCATCTATTCAAGGGAAGTCCTTTGAACGAGAAGGAAAAATTACGGTTCGATGA
- the ccoG gene encoding cytochrome c oxidase accessory protein CcoG: protein MIISRPQSGKVRTRRNIVMSFLVGLFLVAPWVVLPEGSPLIRLDIPKRMFHLFGGLFIPQEGLILWFFLLTMGLSLFFFTSVIGRVWCGWGCPQTIYTDLFDRIGRFVLDTKYGKKDASIIGKYTVYFLWIIVSFIASFHWIGYFVSPYEMLADYKSLAAFSETYFYFTLFFTAAMFIDIGFIREQFCRYACPYARFQTLLMDEHSWNVTYDFKRGEPRRDGKTKIGDCIACNMCVVVCPTGIDIRDGLQVGCVACGKCVDACTSIMAKENKKTLIGYFSLKQIETGDKIKWVRPRTVVYAILLGVVLTGATIQLITRIPMSMIAASNKSMPPFLIPDNKIRAFVALRIQNIAPVEKEFQLSAFDTRHGKEILIRSGEENNQFKLGSGEIKSFSVVLETQSLTEQELSEGYLPGSIVLRNTEDPDETLEKKLSLSLPRK from the coding sequence ATGATCATTTCAAGACCACAATCAGGAAAAGTAAGGACACGTAGAAACATAGTCATGAGTTTTCTCGTGGGACTATTTTTAGTCGCACCTTGGGTGGTGTTACCAGAAGGTAGCCCCCTCATCCGACTGGACATCCCGAAACGGATGTTTCACCTGTTTGGTGGTCTTTTTATCCCACAAGAAGGACTCATCTTATGGTTTTTCCTTCTCACAATGGGATTATCTCTTTTCTTTTTTACATCTGTCATTGGCCGTGTCTGGTGCGGATGGGGTTGCCCCCAAACCATTTATACCGACCTTTTCGATCGAATTGGTCGGTTTGTCTTGGATACAAAGTATGGAAAAAAAGACGCATCCATTATCGGGAAATACACAGTGTATTTTTTGTGGATCATAGTTTCTTTTATCGCTTCCTTCCATTGGATTGGATACTTTGTGAGCCCCTATGAAATGTTAGCTGATTATAAAAGTCTAGCGGCATTTTCAGAAACGTATTTTTATTTTACATTATTTTTTACAGCTGCCATGTTTATCGACATTGGCTTTATCAGAGAGCAGTTTTGTCGGTATGCATGTCCTTATGCTAGATTCCAAACGTTACTCATGGATGAACATTCCTGGAATGTGACTTATGATTTCAAACGCGGGGAACCTCGTCGTGATGGAAAAACCAAAATTGGCGATTGTATCGCATGTAATATGTGCGTTGTGGTTTGCCCTACTGGCATTGACATCCGAGATGGTTTACAAGTTGGTTGTGTCGCTTGTGGAAAGTGTGTGGATGCATGCACATCCATCATGGCAAAGGAAAACAAAAAAACTCTCATAGGTTATTTTTCCCTCAAACAAATAGAGACTGGTGATAAAATCAAATGGGTCCGCCCTAGAACTGTCGTTTATGCGATTCTTTTAGGAGTGGTTCTCACTGGTGCAACGATCCAACTCATCACAAGAATTCCTATGTCAATGATTGCTGCTTCGAATAAATCGATGCCCCCTTTTCTCATTCCAGACAATAAAATAAGAGCCTTCGTAGCGCTTCGTATCCAAAACATTGCACCTGTGGAGAAAGAGTTCCAACTCTCGGCCTTTGATACAAGGCACGGGAAGGAAATTTTGATTCGTTCTGGAGAAGAGAACAATCAATTCAAACTGGGTTCTGGCGAAATCAAAAGTTTTTCGGTCGTATTGGAAACGCAAAGTTTAACCGAACAAGAACTAAGCGAAGGATATTTACCTGGATCGATTGTACTGAGGAACACCGAAGATCCGGATGAAACACTAGAGAAAAAATTATCACTTTCTCTCCCAAGGAAATAA
- a CDS encoding c-type cytochrome, which translates to MKEPKEVDGIFQADNPMPPWWKMVWLISIIVSIGYVVYFHWYSEWPQEVAFEKEVVEHETKFPAKQVVVANPEDGSNPYRDDAVAIKEGESTYKQICSACHGPTAEGAVGPSLVDKDWIHGNTDKEVFHNIMKGIGPERQKLNRGGMPAWEGLGAEKVYAVMAWLATKNSTLVKAK; encoded by the coding sequence ATGAAAGAACCTAAAGAAGTAGACGGAATCTTCCAAGCCGACAATCCCATGCCACCTTGGTGGAAAATGGTTTGGCTTATCAGTATCATTGTATCCATCGGTTATGTTGTATACTTTCACTGGTATTCAGAATGGCCACAAGAAGTAGCTTTTGAAAAAGAAGTTGTCGAACACGAAACTAAGTTTCCTGCAAAACAGGTGGTTGTTGCCAATCCCGAAGATGGCTCAAACCCGTATCGCGACGATGCAGTTGCGATCAAAGAGGGTGAGAGTACATATAAACAGATTTGTTCTGCTTGCCACGGTCCAACTGCAGAAGGTGCTGTGGGTCCAAGTTTAGTGGATAAAGATTGGATTCATGGAAACACAGACAAAGAAGTGTTCCATAACATCATGAAAGGGATTGGACCAGAAAGACAAAAACTCAACCGAGGTGGAATGCCAGCTTGGGAAGGGTTAGGTGCAGAAAAAGTGTATGCTGTGATGGCATGGCTTGCAACTAAAAACAGTACTTTGGTGAAGGCAAAATAA
- the ccoO gene encoding cytochrome-c oxidase, cbb3-type subunit II produces MFGFNKFLDWFSEIADRWDTKGVKFTVYTTIAVVIGGLFELIPPFFLTKTVTPISTVKPYSALELAGRDTYQKEGCIGCHTQMVRPFKWEVDRFDPTKSYGRNGYSKGGEFVYDHPFLWGSKRTGPDLAHESQMLRSDEWHKNHLINPRTVGGVPNSIMPAYPWLFEESHKVDVEQIVANMKALRSIGVPYTDEDLANAPSLLKDKTEGEALVAYLQKLGRDSAELQKGMK; encoded by the coding sequence ATGTTTGGTTTTAATAAATTCTTAGATTGGTTTTCAGAAATTGCTGACCGTTGGGATACAAAGGGAGTTAAGTTTACTGTCTACACAACTATTGCGGTTGTGATCGGCGGGCTTTTTGAACTCATCCCTCCGTTTTTTTTGACAAAAACGGTTACACCGATTTCCACTGTGAAACCATATTCGGCATTGGAACTAGCAGGTCGTGATACATACCAAAAAGAAGGATGTATTGGTTGCCACACGCAAATGGTACGCCCTTTCAAATGGGAAGTGGATCGTTTTGACCCAACAAAGTCTTATGGACGAAACGGTTATTCCAAAGGGGGAGAATTTGTGTACGACCATCCTTTCCTTTGGGGATCCAAACGAACTGGTCCAGACTTAGCACATGAATCCCAAATGTTACGTTCTGATGAATGGCATAAAAACCACCTCATCAATCCAAGAACAGTAGGTGGAGTTCCAAATTCGATCATGCCAGCCTATCCTTGGTTATTCGAAGAGTCACACAAAGTTGATGTAGAGCAAATTGTAGCCAATATGAAAGCGCTTCGTTCCATCGGAGTTCCCTACACTGATGAAGATTTAGCGAATGCACCTTCTCTCTTAAAAGATAAAACTGAGGGAGAAGCACTTGTTGCCTACTTACAAAAACTTGGCCGCGACTCAGCAGAGTTACAAAAAGGAATGAAGTAA
- the ccoN gene encoding cytochrome-c oxidase, cbb3-type subunit I translates to MATEKTQYDDFIVKGFIISALVWGVASMTFGVIIAFQLVYPQLNLELPWTSFGRLRPLHTNAAIFGFALSVIFATAYHTVQRLCRTRMWNDTLSKLHLALYNLSIVLAAITLPLGYSQSKEYAELEWPIDLLIVVWYVIFFANYLMTVLKRKEEQMYVAIWFYIASFVTVPLLFIVNNIVIPAGFLKSYSVYAGVFDANIQWWYGHNAVAFVLTTPFLGLMYYYLPKHIKQPIYSHRLSIIHFWSLIFIYIWAGPHHLLYSPIPEWLQTTGMVFSIMLWMPSWGGMLNGFLTLTQAKDKIKVDATLKMMLAAVTFYGMSTFEGPLLSIRAVSALGHNTDWIIGHVHSGTLGWVGFMSAAALYYLVPRLWNANLYSEKLANAHFWLGTLGILLYIISMWVSGITEGSMWRAVGENGELVYKDWIEIVEFLKPFRLFRAIGGTLYLTGIILMVYNFIKTIQNKDSGFVEQDLRIGVKS, encoded by the coding sequence TTGGCTACGGAAAAAACTCAATATGACGATTTTATCGTAAAAGGGTTTATCATTTCAGCGTTAGTCTGGGGCGTTGCATCTATGACATTTGGTGTCATCATTGCCTTCCAACTTGTGTATCCACAGCTGAATTTGGAATTACCTTGGACGAGCTTCGGAAGACTACGACCCTTACACACCAATGCAGCCATTTTTGGATTTGCTTTAAGTGTCATCTTCGCCACAGCCTATCATACAGTACAAAGACTTTGTCGCACAAGAATGTGGAACGACACTCTTTCCAAACTGCATTTGGCATTATACAACCTATCGATTGTTTTAGCTGCGATCACGTTACCACTTGGTTACAGCCAATCCAAAGAATATGCTGAATTAGAATGGCCCATCGACTTACTCATTGTTGTTTGGTACGTTATCTTTTTTGCTAACTACCTAATGACGGTACTCAAACGAAAAGAAGAACAAATGTATGTTGCCATTTGGTTTTACATTGCTTCCTTCGTAACGGTTCCCCTACTCTTCATTGTGAATAACATAGTGATCCCTGCTGGTTTCTTGAAATCCTATTCAGTGTATGCGGGAGTTTTCGATGCGAACATCCAATGGTGGTATGGTCATAATGCGGTAGCATTTGTTCTCACAACTCCATTTTTGGGACTTATGTATTACTACCTCCCGAAACACATTAAACAACCAATTTACTCACATAGACTCTCTATCATCCACTTCTGGTCTCTCATCTTTATCTACATTTGGGCAGGTCCTCACCACTTGTTGTATTCACCAATTCCTGAGTGGTTACAAACAACTGGTATGGTATTTTCCATCATGTTATGGATGCCATCTTGGGGAGGTATGTTAAACGGATTTTTAACACTCACACAAGCGAAAGACAAAATCAAAGTAGATGCTACCCTCAAAATGATGTTAGCTGCCGTAACGTTTTATGGTATGTCAACATTCGAAGGGCCACTTCTTTCGATCCGCGCGGTTTCTGCTCTTGGACACAACACCGACTGGATCATCGGTCACGTTCACTCAGGAACTTTAGGTTGGGTTGGGTTTATGTCAGCTGCTGCCTTGTATTACCTAGTTCCTAGACTCTGGAATGCCAACCTCTATAGCGAAAAACTTGCAAATGCTCACTTCTGGCTTGGAACACTCGGGATCTTACTTTACATCATTTCGATGTGGGTATCTGGAATCACAGAAGGATCTATGTGGAGAGCTGTGGGAGAAAACGGAGAACTTGTGTATAAGGACTGGATTGAAATCGTTGAGTTCTTAAAACCATTCCGTTTGTTCCGTGCGATTGGAGGAACACTCTATCTAACAGGGATTATCCTTATGGTGTATAACTTTATCAAAACCATCCAAAACAAAGACAGTGGTTTTGTGGAACAAGACTTACGTATAGGAGTGAAATCATAA
- a CDS encoding DUF5683 domain-containing protein gives MKQTVKQILKIATLLVILSSSLSAENILLKKGGTIKGKVVEQDQYKLKIRKEDGTTVVFNKTEILKVVYKENITAAEEEKLRKAEEEKERIKREKEEAARLKKEAEDAARLEKENAKNNAALEAEAKRKAEEEAKLAEAERKTLTRGGATWRSAVLPGWGQWKQGRKTQAIVYPSIIAIGLFFTYDKHRMYLNAKRDYNELENPYTTNGLIRAAFTPPSATLSPAGAVVASQFGPFKGQRESVERHYREMQYIGIATLLVYAWNIFDAYYFHPTGSGLSMDDTRKEKFFLNSSVERVGYHPTAIAGDRGIEHRTQLGYEVTF, from the coding sequence TTGAAACAAACTGTAAAACAAATTCTAAAAATCGCAACACTTTTGGTAATCCTTTCCTCAAGCCTTTCCGCCGAGAATATCCTTTTGAAAAAAGGTGGTACGATCAAAGGGAAAGTTGTCGAACAAGACCAATACAAATTGAAAATTAGAAAAGAAGATGGAACTACAGTCGTTTTTAATAAAACGGAAATTTTAAAAGTAGTTTATAAAGAAAACATCACTGCTGCGGAAGAAGAAAAACTCAGAAAAGCAGAAGAAGAAAAAGAACGAATCAAACGAGAAAAAGAAGAAGCAGCAAGGCTTAAAAAAGAAGCAGAAGATGCAGCTCGTTTAGAAAAAGAAAACGCAAAAAACAACGCAGCACTGGAAGCAGAAGCCAAACGAAAAGCCGAAGAAGAAGCAAAACTCGCAGAAGCAGAACGAAAAACGTTAACACGAGGTGGAGCAACCTGGCGTTCAGCAGTACTCCCTGGTTGGGGTCAGTGGAAACAAGGTAGAAAAACACAAGCAATCGTATATCCATCCATCATTGCTATCGGACTCTTTTTTACCTATGACAAACACCGCATGTATTTGAATGCGAAACGTGATTATAACGAATTAGAAAATCCTTATACAACGAATGGCCTCATCCGTGCTGCATTCACACCACCTTCAGCTACGCTCTCGCCTGCTGGAGCGGTTGTCGCAAGTCAGTTTGGTCCTTTCAAAGGACAGCGAGAATCTGTAGAAAGACATTATCGAGAAATGCAATACATTGGAATTGCCACCTTACTTGTGTATGCTTGGAATATCTTTGATGCCTATTATTTTCACCCAACTGGCTCTGGCCTCAGCATGGATGATACAAGAAAGGAAAAGTTTTTTCTCAACTCAAGTGTGGAACGAGTGGGTTACCATCCTACCGCCATCGCGGGAGATCGGGGCATTGAACATCGTACACAATTAGGGTATGAAGTGACCTTTTAA